Part of the Alphaproteobacteria bacterium genome, GGGAAAGAAGGAGCAAAAGCCCTTATTTCATCGCTTGGTAAAAAAGAGTCTGTTGGCATGCTTGCGGATCAAAAAATGAACAATGGGATTGCCTCTCCTTTCTTTGGAATGGAAGCGATGAGCCCAACAGCTCCTGCTGAATTCGCCCTTAAATACAAAGCAAAAATTTATATAACCCGCGTTATCCGTCGCAAAGGGTGCTATTTTACTTTTGAGATTCAAGA contains:
- a CDS encoding lysophospholipid acyltransferase family protein, encoding GKEGAKALISSLGKKESVGMLADQKMNNGIASPFFGMEAMSPTAPAEFALKYKAKIYITRVIRRKGCYFTFEIQELNPRTPAALDKEAQVQWVTDKINAQFEEWIKDQPGQWLWMHNRFPK